A window of Phycisphaerae bacterium genomic DNA:
CGGAGGTCTTCCGGTTCTGGATCAAAGCCCCGCGGGTGGCCAAGTCGCGCCGCCCGGGTCAGTTTGTCATCATCCGGGTCGACGAGAAGGGCGAGCGGGTGCCGCTGACGGTGGCGGATGTGAACCGCGAGGCGGGGACGATCAGCCTGATCGTTCAGCGGATCGGTTTCTCGACCCGCCGGCTGGCGGAAATGGAAGCCGGCGAATCGATTCCGGACGTGGCGGGCCCGCTGGGCCTGCCGACGGAGATCGAGAAGTACGGCCACGCGGTGGTGGTCGGCGGCGGCGTGGGCACCGCAGTGGTTTATCCGCAGGCGGTGGCCCTCAAGGAGGCGGGCAGCTACGTGACGGCGATCATCGGCGGACGGAGCAAGCCGCTGGTGCTGCTGGAGTCGCCGCTGCGCGAGGTGGCGGACGAGGTGATCGTCTGCACCGACGACGGCAGCTACGGCCGCCAGGGATTTGTGACCGACGCCCTCAAGGACCTGATCGAACAGGGCGAGCGGCCGGTGGACGCGGTGTACACCGCCGGGCCGGTGATGATGATGAAGCGGGTGGCTGAGGTCACGCGGCCCAAGTCGATCAAGACGATCGTGTCGCTGAACCCGATCATGGTGGACGGGACGGGCATGTGCGGCGGATGCCGCGTGACCGTCGGCGGCGAGGTCAAGTTCGCCTGCGTGGACGGTCCGGAGTTCGACGGCCATCAGGTGGACTACGATGAGCTGGCGGACCGGCTGGCGGCGTACCGGCCGCAGGAACGGCACCTGCTGGACGATGGCTGCAAACTGGCGGAAGCGGTCAAGAAGCTGGAGGAGGGACAGAAGTGATGAAGGCGTCGGAAAGACTGAAAATCGAACGGGTGGAAATGCCCGAGCAGGAAGCGGCCGAGCGGATCCGCAACTTTGAAGAGGTCAACCAGGGCCTGCAGCAGGAGCTGGCGATCCGCGAAGCCCAGCGGTGTCTGCAGTGCAAGAACGCCAAATGCATCGAGGGCTGTCCGGTGCGGGTGCGAATTCCCGAGTTCATCGCCGCGGTGGCCGACGGCAACTTCGAGAAGGCGGCGGAGGTCCTCAAGCAGTCCAACGCGCTGCCGGCGATCTGCGGCCGGGTCTGTCCGCAGGAGAGCCAGTGCGAGGCGTTGTGCGTGCGGGCGGTCCGCGACCGGTCGGTGGCGGTCGGCTGGCTCGAGCGGTTCGTGGCCGACTGGGCCCTGCGCCGCGAAGGCAAGGTGGGCGCATCCGTCAAGCCGCCGCAGCGCAAGGGCAAGAAGGTCGCGGTGGTCGGTTCGGGTCCGGGCGGGCTGACCTGTGCGGGCGAGCTGGCCAAGATGGGCTACGACGTGTCGATCTTCGAGGCGCTGCACGAGGTGGGCGGCGTGCTGGTCTACGGCATTCCCGAGTTTCGGCTGCCCAAGCGGATCGTGCACGCCGAGGTCGAAGCCCTCAAGCAGCTTGGCGTGGAAATCGAGACGAACGTCATCATCGGCAAGACGCTGACGATCGACGAGCTGTTCGACGAGGAAGGCTTCTCCGCGGTGTTCATCGCCAGCGGGGCGGGTCTGCCGGTGTTCATGAACATTCCCGGCGAGAACCTCAAGGGCGTCTACAGCTCCAACGAGTTCCTCACGCGGGTGAACCTGATGCGGGCGTACCGCTTCGGCGAGTACAGCACGCCGGTGCTCACCGGCGACCGGGTGGTGGTGGTGGGCGGCGGCAACACGGCGATGGACTCGGTGCGGACGGCGCGTCGGCTGGGCGCCGATCCGGCGGTGCTGGTCTACCGTCGTTCGCGCGAGGAGATGCCGGCCCGGATCGAGGAGGTCAAGCACGCGGAGGAAGAAGGTATCCAGTTCGAACTGCTGACCAACCCGGTGCGGATCCTCGGCGACGAGAAGGGCTGGGTCAAGGGCCTCGAGTGCGTGCGGATGCAACTCGGCGAGCCCGACGCGTCGGGGCGACGGCGCCCGGTGCCGATCGAGGGGTCGAACTTCGTGTTCGACTGCCAGGTGGTGATCGAGGCGATCGGGACGCGGGCCAACCCGCTGATCACCCAGACCACGCCGGACCTGGCGACCAACAAGTGGGGTTACATCGAGATCGACGAGAACAACATGACCAGCAAGCCTGGCGTCTTCGCGGGCGGCGACATTGTCCGCGGCGCGGCGACGGTGATCCTGGCCATGGGCGACGGCAAGCAAACGGCGGCGTCGATCGATCAGTACCTGGAGTCCCAGAACGGCAAGCAAGGGAGCTGACCGTGTCGCAACGCGCGAAAGTGACGATCGTGGGGGCCGGCAACGTGGGCGCGACCTGCGCCCACTGGCTGGCCTCGTGGCGGGTGGCCGACCTGGTGCTGATCGACGTGGTCGAGGGCATGCCGCAGGGCAAGGCGCTCGACCTGGCCCAGTCGGGTCCGGTCGAGGGCTACGACCTGACGATCACCGGGACCAACGACTATGCCGATACCGCGGGCAGCGACGTGGTGGTCATCACCGCCGGTTTGGCCCGCAAGCCGGGCATGAGCCGCGACGAGCTGCTGGCGGCCAACACCAAGATCGTCAAGACCTGCGCGGAGAACGCGGTCCGGCACAGCCCGGAGGCGATCTTCGTGGTGGTCAGCAACCCGCTGGACGCAATGGTCTACACCGCGTGGAAGGCCTCGGGCGTCGCGCCGCGCAAGATCGTCGGCCAGGCCGGCGTCCTCGACGTCGCGCGGTACAAGACGTTCCTGGCGATGGAGCTGAACTGCTCGGTGCAGGACATCTCCGCCCTGCTGATCGGCGGCCACGGCGACGACATGGTCCCGCTCCCTCGCTACACCAGCGTGGGCGGGATTCCGGTGACCGACCTGGTGCCGGCCGATCGCCTGGCGGCGATCGTCGAGCGGACCCGCAAGGGCGGCGGCGAGATCGTTTCGCTGCTCAAGACGGGCAGCGCCTACTACACGCCGGCTTCGGCCTCGGCCCGGATGGTCGAGTCGATCCTCCGCGATCAGAAGCGTGTGATGCCGTGCGCCGCCTACTGCGAGAGCGAGTACGGCATCAGCGGCTACTTCGTCGGCGTGCCGTGCATGCTCGGGCGCAGCGGCGTCGAGAAGGTCTTCGAACTGAAGCTGACCGCCGATGAGACGGCGGCGTTCGCTGAATCGATCAGCCACGTCCGCGAGTTGTGCGGCCAGGTGGACAAGCTGCTGGTTCAGGGCTGAGCGCCCGTCGAAATCGCACGACCTACCGGCCTGCGGCGGGCTTCGCCTGTGAGGCGTGATTCCGTTCTACGGATCACCTACCGCGAGCGATTCTGCAGAAACTCCAGGACCTGCTGGGTCAGTACGGGACAGGAGTCGAACTCCAGGCCTCGAGGCAGCCGGCGGTCCGGATCGATCAGGTATGTTTGGCGGTCGGGCCAGTCGGCGCGGTCGAGGAACCGCTTGAGGGCTGGGAAGTCCTCGGCGGCGAGGACAGCGGCGGGCATGGCGGCATCAACCTCGCGGAGTTGCCGGACGAGGTCCGGCCACCGGGTCGGCGCATGCAGGTCGATCACCACGACCTGGACCGCGTACTGGTAGAATCGCCGATGAATGCGGTCAAGACAGGCCAGCTCGTCGCGGCGGTACTCGCCATCCGGGCCGATCAGGTACAGCAGCGTGATCTGCCGGTCCAACTGGTGCAGGAAGCCGCGAAACTGCTCGAAGCGGATGACCGGCGGCTGATTGGGATAGACGAACCGGTACGGCAGATGCTCGTGCGGTTCCTGCGGCGGCTGAGGCAGGCTCTCGCGCGGAGCGCAGCCGGCCAGCATCGCCAGGATCAGGCACGTCAGCCGCCGCGGTTGGCATGTCCTGTCACTCGTGCTGATAGATGTCCCAGCCCATGTAGGTGTTCAGGGCCTCGGCGATCCCGTCGCCGACGTGGGCCTTGTTGACCGCCACGTGGTGCTCCATGCCCGTCTCGCAGATGTAGCGGAGCAGGAACTGCAGGTCGTCGATCTGCAGGACCCCTCGGCCGCCGAAGGTCTCGATCCTGTCATCCGTGAACTGCCCCTCGGCCACGTAGCCGACGATCTCGCCTTCATAGTCGTCGGTGCTGACCCGCAGCATCGTGGCCGGACCGGGCGTGATCGCGCCGGTGACCGTGCCATAGGCGTTATCCTGCCCGACGGTCCCGCCCAGAATGCTGTTGAACGACATCTCCGGATTGTCGAGGAAGCTGGCCGGCAGGTTGCTGCAGTGGAACATGATCATCTTGTCCGGATCGTCGCCGAAGTTGTTGTTCAGGTCGAGCAGCGCCGACGGCGTGCCCGAGGCGCACTGAAGGGCGTACATCGCCACCGCGCCGCAGACGTCGACTTCGCACGCAGCGGGCACGAGCTTCTCGCTGAGCATGCTCATCGCCGCGCACGGCACCACGCCGTAGTACTCCTCCAGTGAGGTCCAGCACTGGAGGGCCAGGGCTGAGATCTCGTTGTCCGTCACCCATCCTTCCAGCACGACGGCCAGACGGGCCAGCCGTTCCAGACCGGCTTGCGGCACACCATCGCTCTTGACGTATTTGCGGATCGCGTTGATTTTGGCCCGCACCTTGGCGTCGGAGGCCTTGAGCTTCTCGGCCCGGCCGATCACCTCCGAGAGGTCCAGCGTCTCGACCGAAATGTTGCTGCCCTGGAGCAGCCGTTCGCTGTAGCGGCAGGTGTTGAACGCCGCCGGCCGCGCCCCGATCGCCCCGACCCGCAGGCCGCGAAGACCCGTCGTTACCCGGCAGGTCGCGGCGAAGGACGCCAGGTCCATCGCGAACGCCTCGGAGTCGATGGCCTCGGTGTGCAACGAGGTCAGCGTGTAGGGAATGTCGTACTGGCGAAGGTTGTCGCAGACCGACAGCTTGCCGCAGAACGAATCGCGGCGGTACTGGATCGAGAGCTTGTCCAGGTCGTCCGGCCACGCGTGGACCAACACGGGCACGTCGAGGCCCGACCGTTTGATCGCCTCGGCCACGCCCTTCTCGTCGCCGAAGTTCGGCAGCGTCACGATGATCCCGTCGATCTTGCCGGCGTTCTGGGCGAACAGCTCCGCGCAGGCCTTGGCCTCCTCGAACGTCTCGACGCAGCCGTGCTTGCTCTGCGACGGACCCAGAACCACCACGTCATGGCCCTGTGCCTTGAGGTGCTTGATCATCGCCTCACGGCCCTCTTTGGCCAGCCGATCGGGAAAGAACCCGCGACAGCCCACCACCAGCCCGAACGTCGTCTTGCCCTTCTTCGCCATGACCGGTCTCCATTACAGAAGGTTCACTGTCCGTCTCGCCGACTGGCTCGGATTCTACCAGCCGTGCCGAACCGTCGAAACCGAATTTTCCCGGTCAATGAAGGTCCCGCTCTGAGTCCTGGATTTGAGCTCCCTCGCCCGATAGAATTCACAACTTTCCGGCAGGAGCCGCGAACGGCATGAAGATACGCACGGACTTTCATCTGCACACGCAGCTATCGGTTGACGCCGAGACGACGGTCGAGGCCATGGTGCAGCGGGCCATCGAGCTGGGATTTGACGAGATCGCCCTGACCGACCACCTCGACAACGACCCGGCCGACCCGGGCGCCGGCAAGTATGACCCGCACGAAGCCCTCGCCCAGAGTCACGCGATGGCCGCGCGCTTCGCTGATCGGATCGTCGTGCGGCACGGCGTGGAACTGGCTGAGGCGCACCGCTACGTCCGCGAAAACCAGGCCGTCTACGAACTGGCGGCCGATGTGCTGATCGGCTCGATCCACTACGTCGAGGGCCACGGCGTCCATGAGACGCTCTTTGACGTCATGGCGCCGCGCGAGGCGATCGACCGCTACTTCGTCCTCGCCGCCGAGATGGCTGAGCAGGGCGACTTCGACGTGCTGGGGCATCTGGACTACTTCCTGCGCTACACGCGAAAGCGGCATCAGCCGGACTACGACCCGCAGGCGTTTCGCCCGCGGATCGAGGCAATCCTCCGGACGATCATCGACCGGAACATCGCCCTGGAGGTCAACACCTCCGGATACCGGCGCGGCGCGGGCATCGATCAGCCGTTTCCGCAGCCGGTCATCCTCGGCTGGTACCGCGCGATGGGCGGCCGGCTGCTGAGCATCGGCAGCGACGCTCACAAGCCGGACGACATGGCGATCGGATTCGAACCGGTGGCGAAGATTCTCGCGGCGATCGGGTTCGATGAGTACCACGTTTACCGCGATCGTCAGCCGGTGGCGATCGGGCTCCGCCGCGACTGATGATCCTGCACTTACCGGGGCTTGGCGGCGGCCTCACCATTTGTCGGGTCCGATAAAAACCACCCTCAAGAGCCGCAATGCGGTCCGATAAACGCGGCGCAACGGCCCAAAACCTCCGGTTAGCTTAACCGACCCGTCCACCGGACCGATACATCACTGGCCGGAGTGCCACTTGGAGGGATGGATGGTTGAACAGGTTGTAGAAACGCAGACGCCGCTGGAAATCGCACCGGCGCAGTACGAACTGGTGCGGCAACTCGTCTACGAGCGGGCCGGAATCAACCTCGGCGAGAATCGCCAGCATCTGGTCCAGGCCCGCCTGGCCAAGCTGATCCGCGTGGGCAAGCTCTCGGGATTCGCCGAGTACTTCGAACGCCTCCAGAACGACAAGAGCGGTCAGGAACTCGGCCAACTGATCGACGCGATTTCAACCAACACCACCTACTTCTTCCGCGAGGCCGACCATTTCGATTTCCTGGTTGAGAATATCGTGCAGCGGATCGAGAAGGACCGATGGGCGGAAAACCGGCACGTTATCCGCATCTGGTCGGCGGCGTCCTCGACCGGCGAGGAGCCCTATTCGCTGGCGATGAAGGTGCACGATCTGCTGGAGGCCCATCCGACCGTTTCGGTCAAGATCCTGGCCACCGACGTCTCGCAGAAGGTGCTGAACATCGCCAAACTCGGCCGCTACGAACAGACCAAGCTGCGAAACGTGCCCGTCGAGCTTCGAGGAAGGTACTTCCGGGCCGTTCGCGACGAGCAGGGCCAGAGCTACGAGGTCGCTCCGTCCGTCCGCAACCTGATTACGTTCGGCCACTTCAACCTGATGAACTCTGCGTATCCGTTCAAGCACGGCTTCGATTACATCTTCTGCCGCAACGTGATGATCTACTTCGATCGGGCCACGCAGGAGTCGGTGATCCGCAAGATGTCGGCCCATCTGCGTCCCGGGGGGCATTTCATCGTGGGCCACTCGGAGAGCCTTAACGCCATCCGGCACGATCTGCACTACGTCAAACCCACGATCTACAGGAAGTGAGGCGGCCGTGGCATCGGGCAAGAAGATCAAAGTGATGATCCTCGACGACTCGCTTCCGATCCGGACGATCCTGGAAAAGGAGCTGAGCAAACAGCCGGACATGGAGGTGACGGCGGTGGTTCCCGATCCGGCCCAGCTTGCCACGCTTCTGGTCCGATATCGCCCGGACGTGCTGATCCTGGATCTGGAAATGCCCAAAACCGACGGCATGACCCTGCTGGGCATGGCCCTGCGGGTCCTTCCGGTCCGGACGATCATCCTCTCGTCGCACATCGAACCCAACGCCCGGGTAAGTCCGGAGATGGCCCGCCGCGGTGTGACTGACGTGATGCCCAAACCCGGCGGCGGTTCGTTCATCGCGCTGGGCAAGGTCATGGCAACACTGGCCGAAAAAGTGCGAGCGGCCGCCCGGCAGCGGACGCCGACCGCGATCAAGGCCCCGGTCAATGCGGAGGGTCCGGGCGGCAAGGGCGTTCTGATCGCGCTGGGCGCCTCGACGGGCGGCACCGAGGCCCTGCGGTTCGTTCTCTCGCAACTGCCGCCGGACATGCCGCCGATCGTGATCGCGCAGCACATGCCGGAATCGTTCACCGAATCGTTCGCCGCGTCGCTGCACGCAGCGTCCGAACTGACGGTCGTCGAAGCGGCCGCTCCGATCGAGCTGCGAGGTGGGCTGGTCGCGGTGGCCCGGGGCAATACGCACCTGACGGTGACCGCCAGACTGGCCGGATACATGGCCCAGCCGACACAGGGCGAACTGGTTTGCCATCAGCGCCCCAGCGTGGATGTCATGTTCAACTCGGTGGCCCTGGCTGTGGGATCCAATGCGATCGGGGCGATCTTCACCGGCATGGGCGAAGACGGGGCGGCGGGCCTGCTGGCCATGCGACAATCCGGGGCCATCACCATTGCCCAAAATGAGGAGACCTGCGTGGTCTTCGGCATGCCCAAGGAAGCGATCGCCCGCGGCGCCGCCCAGCACGTATTGCCGCTCGACCGAATCCCCCAAGCCCTCGTCAACGCCGTCCGCAGAAAGTCGCAGGAGATGACCGACACGCGCCCGGAACCCGTGGGACGCCGATAGGCTAACCAAAGAAGGCGCGAACGATTACCAGATCGACCAGCGCCGCGGTCAGGAAGAGGGCGGCGATCTTCAGGAACCACTCGGAACGACGCCCGCTGTGCGCTTGAGTTGTCGTTGCCCCGTTGCGGCTGAGGGTCGCCGCGGTCAACGGGGCCGGTTCCTCGATCCGATGCTGGACCTTGGCGATGATCACCGCAGCGCGATAGCGGTCGATGCGCAGCACCTTGGCCAGTTGAAGCAGTTCAAGCCGCTTGGAATACCGCAGAATCCCGCCCTCGAGGTTCTCAGCCACCGCGGCGGCAAACTCGGCTTCGTCCGCCCGGGGAAACTCCAACTCGGCGGGCAAAAGGTGTCGGCCCCGACGGACGGCCGGAGGGAAGCTGCGAATGAGACTATCTAAGTCGTGCTTATTAGCCACATCGCCGGTGGTGCCGACGATGGCATTGAGCCGGGAGGTCGTGCTGCTTGCGGTTTTCTCGCTCACTCTACTTCTGCCCTGCCAATGGGTTTCTCGGTTGATGGCCGCTTCCGCTAGGCCGCAAGTCCATTCTAGCCAAAACGATGGATTAAGGCAACCGGGGTGGCTAGAATCGACTTTTGCGAGGCAAATTATGGCGGAGGCACATAATACTTGAATAAGGTTGTACCGCCAGGCGGAGATTAGGC
This region includes:
- a CDS encoding sulfide/dihydroorotate dehydrogenase-like FAD/NAD-binding protein; translated protein: MFKIESKEVLGPEVFRFWIKAPRVAKSRRPGQFVIIRVDEKGERVPLTVADVNREAGTISLIVQRIGFSTRRLAEMEAGESIPDVAGPLGLPTEIEKYGHAVVVGGGVGTAVVYPQAVALKEAGSYVTAIIGGRSKPLVLLESPLREVADEVIVCTDDGSYGRQGFVTDALKDLIEQGERPVDAVYTAGPVMMMKRVAEVTRPKSIKTIVSLNPIMVDGTGMCGGCRVTVGGEVKFACVDGPEFDGHQVDYDELADRLAAYRPQERHLLDDGCKLAEAVKKLEEGQK
- the gltA gene encoding NADPH-dependent glutamate synthase, producing MKASERLKIERVEMPEQEAAERIRNFEEVNQGLQQELAIREAQRCLQCKNAKCIEGCPVRVRIPEFIAAVADGNFEKAAEVLKQSNALPAICGRVCPQESQCEALCVRAVRDRSVAVGWLERFVADWALRREGKVGASVKPPQRKGKKVAVVGSGPGGLTCAGELAKMGYDVSIFEALHEVGGVLVYGIPEFRLPKRIVHAEVEALKQLGVEIETNVIIGKTLTIDELFDEEGFSAVFIASGAGLPVFMNIPGENLKGVYSSNEFLTRVNLMRAYRFGEYSTPVLTGDRVVVVGGGNTAMDSVRTARRLGADPAVLVYRRSREEMPARIEEVKHAEEEGIQFELLTNPVRILGDEKGWVKGLECVRMQLGEPDASGRRRPVPIEGSNFVFDCQVVIEAIGTRANPLITQTTPDLATNKWGYIEIDENNMTSKPGVFAGGDIVRGAATVILAMGDGKQTAASIDQYLESQNGKQGS
- the mdh gene encoding malate dehydrogenase, producing the protein MSQRAKVTIVGAGNVGATCAHWLASWRVADLVLIDVVEGMPQGKALDLAQSGPVEGYDLTITGTNDYADTAGSDVVVITAGLARKPGMSRDELLAANTKIVKTCAENAVRHSPEAIFVVVSNPLDAMVYTAWKASGVAPRKIVGQAGVLDVARYKTFLAMELNCSVQDISALLIGGHGDDMVPLPRYTSVGGIPVTDLVPADRLAAIVERTRKGGGEIVSLLKTGSAYYTPASASARMVESILRDQKRVMPCAAYCESEYGISGYFVGVPCMLGRSGVEKVFELKLTADETAAFAESISHVRELCGQVDKLLVQG
- a CDS encoding fucose isomerase encodes the protein MAKKGKTTFGLVVGCRGFFPDRLAKEGREAMIKHLKAQGHDVVVLGPSQSKHGCVETFEEAKACAELFAQNAGKIDGIIVTLPNFGDEKGVAEAIKRSGLDVPVLVHAWPDDLDKLSIQYRRDSFCGKLSVCDNLRQYDIPYTLTSLHTEAIDSEAFAMDLASFAATCRVTTGLRGLRVGAIGARPAAFNTCRYSERLLQGSNISVETLDLSEVIGRAEKLKASDAKVRAKINAIRKYVKSDGVPQAGLERLARLAVVLEGWVTDNEISALALQCWTSLEEYYGVVPCAAMSMLSEKLVPAACEVDVCGAVAMYALQCASGTPSALLDLNNNFGDDPDKMIMFHCSNLPASFLDNPEMSFNSILGGTVGQDNAYGTVTGAITPGPATMLRVSTDDYEGEIVGYVAEGQFTDDRIETFGGRGVLQIDDLQFLLRYICETGMEHHVAVNKAHVGDGIAEALNTYMGWDIYQHE
- a CDS encoding histidinol-phosphatase HisJ family protein, producing the protein MKIRTDFHLHTQLSVDAETTVEAMVQRAIELGFDEIALTDHLDNDPADPGAGKYDPHEALAQSHAMAARFADRIVVRHGVELAEAHRYVRENQAVYELAADVLIGSIHYVEGHGVHETLFDVMAPREAIDRYFVLAAEMAEQGDFDVLGHLDYFLRYTRKRHQPDYDPQAFRPRIEAILRTIIDRNIALEVNTSGYRRGAGIDQPFPQPVILGWYRAMGGRLLSIGSDAHKPDDMAIGFEPVAKILAAIGFDEYHVYRDRQPVAIGLRRD
- a CDS encoding protein-glutamate O-methyltransferase CheR; translated protein: MVEQVVETQTPLEIAPAQYELVRQLVYERAGINLGENRQHLVQARLAKLIRVGKLSGFAEYFERLQNDKSGQELGQLIDAISTNTTYFFREADHFDFLVENIVQRIEKDRWAENRHVIRIWSAASSTGEEPYSLAMKVHDLLEAHPTVSVKILATDVSQKVLNIAKLGRYEQTKLRNVPVELRGRYFRAVRDEQGQSYEVAPSVRNLITFGHFNLMNSAYPFKHGFDYIFCRNVMIYFDRATQESVIRKMSAHLRPGGHFIVGHSESLNAIRHDLHYVKPTIYRK
- the cheB gene encoding chemotaxis-specific protein-glutamate methyltransferase CheB encodes the protein MASGKKIKVMILDDSLPIRTILEKELSKQPDMEVTAVVPDPAQLATLLVRYRPDVLILDLEMPKTDGMTLLGMALRVLPVRTIILSSHIEPNARVSPEMARRGVTDVMPKPGGGSFIALGKVMATLAEKVRAAARQRTPTAIKAPVNAEGPGGKGVLIALGASTGGTEALRFVLSQLPPDMPPIVIAQHMPESFTESFAASLHAASELTVVEAAAPIELRGGLVAVARGNTHLTVTARLAGYMAQPTQGELVCHQRPSVDVMFNSVALAVGSNAIGAIFTGMGEDGAAGLLAMRQSGAITIAQNEETCVVFGMPKEAIARGAAQHVLPLDRIPQALVNAVRRKSQEMTDTRPEPVGRR